TGGATGGCGTGCAGGACGGAGGGGCTGCCATGGATGCCTATCTGGAAGCTCTGGCGGTGCAGACGACACCCGCGCGCAAAGCGGAAATCGAAAAGCAATTGCTGGCGTATTGCGCGCTGGACACCTACGCACTGGTCCGACTGTGGGCCGCATTCACCGGAAACACACTGAAGAGTTGATATGCCGAAACGACCCGATACCCTGGAGACCGTGAAGCTGGCGATGGAACTGCTCAAACGCATTCCACGCCACGGAAAAATCACCGCGCAGCAACTGCATGAGCAATTGATGGACGCGGGCATCCAACGCGAGCTGCGCTCGGTGCAGCGTCAGTTGGAAATGCTCAGCGAACATTTCGACATCGAGCGCGATGATCGCAGCCGTCCTTATGGCTACTCATGGCAGAAGGACTCCAAGGCTTTTGCGCTGCCTTATCTCACGACACAGGAAGCGCTATTGTTGCGTCTGGCCGAGGAGCATCTCAGGCAACTGCTGCCAACGCGTCTGATGCGCTCCATGGATGCCTTCTTTGCGCAGGCGCGTCGCAATCTGCATGGCAACGAAAATGCGAAGCTGGAGCGCGAGTGGCCCAAGAAGATCCGGGTCGTGGCAACCAGCCAGCCTCTGTTGCCGCCGACGATTTCGCAGGACGTATTCGCGTCGGTGACCGAAGCCCTCTATTCCAACAAATGGCTGACGCTGGACTACCGCAATGCCAACAAGAAGCGCAGCACGGCCGAAGTGATGCCGCTGGGCTTGGCACAACAGGGACCGAGGTTCTATCTGGTGTGCCGTTACCGCGACTACCAGAACGAGCGCAGTCTGGCCATGCACCGCATTCTCGGAGCCAAGGTCAGCACGCTTTCATTCGATCGTCCGTCGGAGTTCGATCTGAAAAAATACGACGACGACGGCCGCTTTGGTTTCGGCAACGGCAAGCGCGTTCGCTTGTCCTTCCAGATCGAGAACGCCGCCGGATACCACTTGCTGGAATCGATGTTGTCGCAGGACCAGCAATCGGAAGAGTTGCCCAATGGTGACCTGAAGATCACCGCTACCGTGGTGGACAGCGCCATGCTGGAGTGGTGGCTGCGAGGCTTCGGTGATGCGGTGAAAGAGGTCACGCGCACGCCAGTGGACGAGGTTGCCGTTTGAGCGTTCGGCGGCAAGCGGCGCGCTGCGTCGGAGCTGGCGCGTAGTCAGTAGTAAGGGGTGGGCTCGCGGCCCAACCCCGCGATGAACCACTCGATGTTCTTCTTCTTCAACTTGAGCAGGTAAAGAATCTTGCTGCAGAACACCGCCGGACCTTCGGAGTTGCGCTGCCAGTGAAAAATGCCGTCGAGCCGACCCACCAGTTCCACGCACGCATCGTAGGTCTTGTCGTTGTAGCTCGACGATCAGTAGATGCGGATGGCGAGCATCTTTTCGTCTTCGCTGAGCTTGGATTTCTCCAGAACTGCAAAGGGCGCTTCGCGAAAAATGAAGGCATCCGTGAAAACGGTCCGAAAAAACTCCTGAGACAACTCACCTTTTCTGGTGCTGGATGTCGTGCTGCTCATTGGATCTCCTCCCTCGTTGGTCAATCAGTTGGATTTGGCGATCAGCGCATTCACGTTGTTCACCAACGACTGCACCCTCGCGACGCGGTGCTCTGCTTGAAGGCATTGCTCCCAGAAGGACTCCTCGAACACTTT
The window above is part of the Diaphorobacter sp. HDW4B genome. Proteins encoded here:
- a CDS encoding YafY family protein, whose protein sequence is MPKRPDTLETVKLAMELLKRIPRHGKITAQQLHEQLMDAGIQRELRSVQRQLEMLSEHFDIERDDRSRPYGYSWQKDSKAFALPYLTTQEALLLRLAEEHLRQLLPTRLMRSMDAFFAQARRNLHGNENAKLEREWPKKIRVVATSQPLLPPTISQDVFASVTEALYSNKWLTLDYRNANKKRSTAEVMPLGLAQQGPRFYLVCRYRDYQNERSLAMHRILGAKVSTLSFDRPSEFDLKKYDDDGRFGFGNGKRVRLSFQIENAAGYHLLESMLSQDQQSEELPNGDLKITATVVDSAMLEWWLRGFGDAVKEVTRTPVDEVAV